A portion of the Acidobacteriota bacterium genome contains these proteins:
- a CDS encoding error-prone DNA polymerase gives MKAFPYAELRAASSFSFLDGASPPEDLVARAAEVGLGTMALVDKNGVYGAPRFHKAARQAGLRALVGAEIALDEGTTEREDDPPRLTLLVKDRAGYRNLCRLLTAAARDRPKGQARASWDLVAEHSGGLHALSGGEEGPFQRALAARGADGGRDGGRRVLEKVAGIFDGRLHVELQRHFQRDEEHRNEAAVDLARRLRLPLVATNGVRYARRRDKALHDVQTAIRLRTPLDAAGRRLAAQRERQVVGPAEMARRFADRPAAVAESAALAAEMSFTLRDLGYRFPNYPLPPGESLASYLRQVTWNAARARFQPLTGRAQDQIAHELALIEKLDLAGYFLIVWDIVRFCQREGILAQGRGSAANSAVCYALSITAVDPVKMELLFERFLSEERGEWPDIDLDLPSGERRERVIQYVYQRYGAHGAAMTANVITYRERSAAREVAKALGFSPAQEDRLARRLGSWRRDVHAGQPKVLAEEIRAAGLDPDEHRVRLFADLWQRIQNLPRHLGQHSGGMVIAAGRLDEVVPLEPAAMPGRVVVQWDKEDCADLGIIKIDLLGLGMLNALEEAVPTILREEGVHLDLAHLPPDDPKTYRMIRDADTVGVFQIESRAQMASLPRNAPATFYDLVIQVGIIRPGPIAGNLANPFFERRQGRQAVTYPHPDLEPILERTLGVPIFQEQILRMAMVAAGFSGGEAEELRRAMGFKRSVEAMEPIERRLRDGMTARGITGQAQEQIVQAITSFALYGFPESHAASFALIAYASAYLKAHHPVAFFLSLLNAWPMGFYHPATLIRDAERHGVETRPVEVDRSGVRCRWEDGAIRLGLCYVKGLRRESAEAIEAEQPFRDTEDLARRAALRKGELAALAAVGALSVFGLTRRQALWQAARASRDAGPLLTALPDDAPSPLPEMTAVEETFEDFRIARVTTGPHPMKHLRPLLDRAGIVAAAELPKRQDATRVTTAGSIIVRQRPGTAKGLLFMTLEDETGMSQAIISPDLLEEYRSLIVGSTGLIVEGILQQRDGSVSVKAETFRPLSSLREMQRQGEGEPKLVAAPSHDFR, from the coding sequence ATGAAGGCCTTCCCCTACGCCGAACTGCGGGCCGCTTCCAGCTTCTCTTTTCTGGATGGCGCTTCGCCGCCGGAGGATCTCGTCGCCCGGGCGGCGGAGGTGGGTTTGGGCACCATGGCGCTGGTGGACAAGAACGGCGTCTACGGTGCGCCGCGCTTCCACAAGGCGGCGCGGCAAGCCGGCCTGCGCGCCCTGGTGGGAGCGGAGATCGCCCTCGACGAGGGAACCACGGAGAGGGAGGACGATCCGCCGCGGCTCACCCTCCTGGTCAAGGACCGCGCCGGCTACCGCAACCTCTGCCGCCTGCTGACGGCGGCGGCGCGGGATCGGCCGAAGGGCCAGGCGCGGGCGAGCTGGGACCTGGTCGCCGAGCACTCGGGCGGCCTCCACGCCCTCTCCGGCGGCGAGGAGGGACCCTTCCAGCGAGCGCTGGCGGCGCGCGGTGCGGACGGCGGGCGGGACGGCGGCCGCCGAGTGCTGGAGAAAGTCGCCGGCATCTTCGACGGCCGCCTGCACGTTGAACTCCAGCGCCACTTCCAGCGCGACGAAGAGCACCGCAACGAAGCGGCCGTCGATCTCGCCCGGCGGCTGCGGTTGCCGCTGGTCGCCACCAACGGCGTGCGCTACGCGCGGCGCCGGGACAAGGCGCTGCACGATGTGCAAACGGCCATTCGCCTGCGCACCCCGCTCGATGCCGCCGGCCGCCGCCTGGCGGCGCAGCGGGAGCGCCAGGTGGTGGGGCCGGCGGAGATGGCGCGGCGCTTCGCCGACCGGCCGGCGGCGGTGGCAGAGAGCGCCGCCCTCGCCGCCGAGATGAGCTTTACTCTCCGCGATCTCGGCTACCGCTTCCCCAACTATCCGCTGCCCCCCGGCGAGAGCCTGGCCAGCTACCTGCGCCAGGTCACCTGGAACGCCGCCCGGGCGCGCTTCCAACCCCTGACCGGCCGCGCTCAGGACCAGATCGCCCACGAGCTGGCGCTGATCGAGAAGCTCGACCTCGCCGGCTACTTCCTGATCGTGTGGGACATCGTGCGCTTCTGCCAACGCGAAGGGATCCTCGCCCAGGGGCGCGGCTCGGCGGCCAACAGTGCCGTGTGCTACGCCCTGTCGATCACCGCCGTCGATCCGGTGAAGATGGAGCTGCTGTTCGAGCGTTTTTTGTCGGAAGAGCGCGGCGAATGGCCGGACATCGACCTCGACCTGCCCTCCGGCGAGCGCCGGGAGCGGGTGATCCAGTACGTCTACCAGCGCTACGGCGCCCACGGCGCCGCCATGACCGCCAACGTCATCACCTACCGGGAGCGCTCGGCGGCGCGCGAGGTGGCCAAGGCGCTGGGCTTCTCGCCGGCCCAGGAGGATCGCCTGGCGCGCCGCCTCGGGAGCTGGCGGCGGGACGTCCACGCCGGTCAGCCGAAGGTGCTGGCCGAGGAAATCCGCGCCGCCGGCCTCGATCCGGACGAACACCGGGTGCGGCTCTTCGCGGACCTCTGGCAGCGCATCCAGAACCTCCCCCGCCACCTCGGCCAGCACTCCGGCGGCATGGTGATCGCCGCCGGCCGCCTCGACGAGGTGGTGCCCCTGGAGCCGGCGGCGATGCCCGGTCGCGTCGTGGTGCAGTGGGACAAGGAGGACTGCGCCGACCTCGGCATCATCAAAATCGATCTTCTGGGCCTGGGGATGCTCAACGCGCTGGAAGAGGCGGTGCCGACCATCCTGCGGGAAGAAGGCGTGCACTTGGACCTCGCCCACCTGCCGCCGGACGACCCGAAGACCTACCGGATGATCCGCGACGCCGACACGGTGGGGGTGTTCCAGATCGAGAGCCGGGCGCAGATGGCCTCCCTGCCGCGCAACGCCCCCGCCACCTTCTACGACCTGGTGATCCAGGTGGGCATCATCCGCCCGGGGCCGATCGCCGGCAATCTGGCGAACCCCTTCTTCGAGCGGCGCCAGGGGCGCCAGGCGGTGACCTATCCGCACCCGGACCTCGAACCGATTCTCGAGCGCACCCTGGGAGTGCCGATCTTCCAGGAGCAAATCCTGCGCATGGCGATGGTGGCGGCGGGCTTCTCCGGCGGCGAGGCGGAAGAGCTGCGGCGGGCGATGGGCTTCAAGCGCTCGGTGGAGGCGATGGAGCCCATCGAGCGGCGCCTGCGCGACGGCATGACCGCCCGCGGCATCACCGGGCAGGCGCAGGAACAGATCGTCCAGGCGATCACCTCCTTCGCCCTCTACGGCTTCCCGGAGTCCCACGCCGCCAGCTTCGCCTTGATCGCCTACGCCAGCGCCTACTTGAAGGCCCACCACCCGGTGGCCTTCTTCCTGTCGCTCTTGAATGCCTGGCCGATGGGCTTTTACCACCCGGCGACGCTGATCCGCGACGCCGAGCGCCACGGGGTGGAGACCCGGCCGGTCGAGGTTGACCGCTCCGGCGTCCGCTGCCGCTGGGAGGACGGCGCCATCCGCCTTGGCCTCTGCTATGTCAAGGGGCTGCGGCGCGAGTCGGCGGAGGCCATCGAGGCGGAGCAACCCTTCCGGGACACCGAGGATCTCGCCCGCCGCGCCGCCCTGCGGAAGGGCGAGCTGGCGGCCCTCGCCGCCGTCGGAGCGCTCAGCGTCTTCGGCCTCACCCGCCGCCAGGCCCTGTGGCAAGCCGCCCGGGCGAGCCGCGACGCCGGACCGCTGTTGACCGCCCTGCCGGACGATGCGCCCTCGCCGCTACCGGAGATGACCGCTGTCGAGGAAACCTTCGAGGACTTCCGCATCGCCCGGGTCACCACCGGGCCGCACCCGATGAAACACCTGCGGCCGCTCCTCGACCGCGCCGGCATCGTCGCCGCCGCAGAATTGCCGAAACGGCAAGACGCCACCCGCGTCACCACCGCCGGCTCGATCATTGTCCGCCAGCGGCCGGGCACCGCCAAGGGGCTGCTGTTCATGACCCTAGAGGACGAAACGGGCATGTCCCAGGCGATCATCAGTCCAGACCTGCTGGAGGAATACCGCTCCCTGATCGTCGGCTCCACAGGCCTGATCGTCGAAGGCATCCTGCAGCAGCGGGACGGCTCCGTCTCCGTCAAAGCCGAGACCTTCCGGCCGCTGTCGTCCCTACGGGAGATGCAGCGGCAGGGCGAGGGCGAGCCGAAACTGGTGGCGGCGCCGAGCCATGATTTTCGCTGA
- a CDS encoding N-acetylmuramoyl-L-alanine amidase: MTRRAWRLGWCVALLCACALFGLAKASAAERFAAGDGFVALVDKDRLYLEAQPEKGEGLLAFSRRLCGSSEAASAIAEANDGRRELKAGVRYRVPFDLLSPEFQERLAAHLFPQDVVRPDGWEHHVRGYGEMRRESLWHIAEWFTGTGENFREIRRHNGLSDTELAAGQTVTIPAELLRPPFDAVLPAIEQRSPEDFGLTFGADSKGSYAVYRLQPGEALYSSVVVRFTGRLLAADVNALAEDIARRSGIADVTDIPVDYAVKIPTDLLLPEFLPADDPRRREYEAGLRASARFSNRVRARDLQGITVILDPGHGGGDPGASLHGVWESLYVYDISLRVRRLLEERTAAKVELTTRDGEHFHIHNKDVLPFSRSHAVQTSPPYKIVDSRVSANLRWYLANSIHRRAIKATGDADKTIFLSIHADSLHPSLRGATVYIPAASMTGGTFGKRGEVYKARREYREKPRLSFSSRERVRSEGLSRQLAEAVLEQFRRSDLAIHPTKPIREKIIRKRSSFVPAVLRYNSVPGKILLEVGNLANAQDRKLLQTRAFRQTVAEAIVQGILDYYDSGESGGSTVRVAKRAE; this comes from the coding sequence ATGACCCGGCGAGCCTGGCGACTCGGATGGTGCGTCGCCCTACTTTGTGCCTGTGCCCTCTTCGGCTTGGCGAAGGCCTCCGCTGCCGAGCGCTTCGCGGCGGGGGACGGCTTTGTCGCCCTGGTGGACAAGGATCGCCTGTACCTGGAGGCACAGCCCGAGAAAGGAGAGGGCCTCCTCGCCTTCAGCCGGCGGCTGTGCGGTAGCTCGGAGGCCGCTTCGGCCATTGCCGAAGCCAATGACGGCCGCCGGGAGCTGAAAGCGGGTGTGCGCTACCGGGTGCCCTTCGATCTCCTTTCCCCTGAGTTCCAGGAGCGGCTGGCGGCGCATCTCTTCCCGCAGGATGTGGTGCGGCCGGACGGTTGGGAGCATCACGTCCGCGGCTACGGCGAAATGCGTCGCGAGAGCCTGTGGCACATCGCCGAGTGGTTCACTGGCACCGGCGAGAACTTCCGGGAGATCCGCCGCCACAACGGGCTCTCCGACACAGAGTTGGCCGCCGGTCAGACGGTGACCATCCCGGCGGAGCTGCTGCGGCCGCCGTTCGATGCCGTCCTGCCGGCGATTGAGCAGCGCTCGCCGGAGGACTTCGGCTTGACCTTCGGTGCCGACAGCAAGGGGAGCTACGCCGTCTATCGGCTGCAGCCGGGCGAGGCGCTCTACTCGAGCGTGGTGGTGCGTTTCACCGGCCGCCTGCTCGCCGCCGACGTCAACGCCCTGGCGGAGGACATCGCCCGCCGCAGCGGCATCGCCGACGTCACCGACATTCCGGTGGACTACGCGGTGAAGATTCCCACCGACCTCCTGCTGCCGGAATTCCTGCCGGCGGACGACCCGCGGCGCCGCGAGTACGAAGCGGGATTGCGGGCCAGTGCGCGGTTCAGCAACCGGGTGCGAGCGCGGGATCTTCAGGGCATTACCGTGATCCTCGATCCGGGCCACGGCGGCGGCGACCCGGGGGCCTCGCTCCACGGCGTGTGGGAGAGCCTCTATGTCTACGACATCTCCTTGCGGGTGCGGCGGCTGCTCGAAGAGCGCACCGCCGCCAAGGTGGAGCTCACTACCCGCGACGGCGAGCACTTCCACATCCACAATAAAGATGTGCTGCCTTTTTCGCGCTCCCACGCGGTGCAGACCAGCCCGCCCTACAAAATCGTTGACTCGCGGGTGAGCGCCAATCTGCGCTGGTACCTGGCGAACAGCATCCACCGCCGGGCGATCAAAGCGACCGGCGATGCCGACAAGACCATCTTCTTGTCGATCCACGCGGACTCGCTCCACCCTTCGCTGCGCGGCGCCACGGTGTACATTCCGGCGGCCTCGATGACCGGCGGCACTTTCGGCAAGAGAGGTGAGGTCTACAAGGCGCGCCGCGAATACCGCGAGAAGCCGCGGTTGTCCTTCTCCAGCCGTGAGCGGGTGCGCAGCGAGGGCCTGTCCCGGCAGCTCGCCGAGGCGGTACTGGAGCAGTTCCGGCGGAGTGATCTGGCGATCCACCCAACCAAGCCGATCCGCGAAAAGATCATCCGCAAGCGCAGTTCCTTCGTGCCGGCGGTGCTGCGCTACAACTCCGTGCCGGGAAAGATCCTGCTCGAGGTGGGCAACCTCGCCAACGCCCAGGACCGCAAGCTCCTCCAGACCCGCGCCTTCCGCCAGACCGTGGCCGAAGCGATCGTCCAGGGCATCCTCGACTACTACGATTCCGGAGAATCCGGCGGCTCGACGGTGCGGGTGGCGAAGCGGGCGGAGTAG
- a CDS encoding prolyl oligopeptidase family serine peptidase produces MFRRTLLVTLTVLLFATAGLAQDEGYQLPPQVLVDLLDAPLPPAVRTHPDGTWLALLERPSQPSIAELAEPELRLAGNRIKPRTNAPSRSRHATSVTLLKVDDGTERQVSGLPAAARIEHFTWSPNGEHFAFTHTAETGVELWIGSLADASAQAVTGPILNLTMRAEPRWLADSSAVVTPVLAESRGDAPLPPRVPEGPIIQENIGEKAPARTYQDLLETPHDEALFDHYFTAQMARIGRDGEVTRLGEPAVIWNAAPSPDGRYLMVETLHRPYSYLVLASRFPRRTEIWNAAGELVERLADQPLQEKVPTAFGSVPTGRRAFQWRADADATIAWAEALDGGDAGAEAEERDRIFTLAAPFNGEPVPLVTLSQRLAQIQWHDGDLALVSSWWWKTRNNRAWRVAPDHPEREREKLFDYSWEDRYNDPGNPLMETDARGRARLAVRRGSLVLIGVGASPEGDRPFLDLFDLESKETERIFHSEAPWYERPMDLLGEPEGDGLGLLLTLREAVEEPPNIYVRDPEGDRARPRQITRFPHPTPQLKGIRKEQIRYSRADGVTLTGTLYLPAGYDAERDGPLPAVLWAYPQEFKSADAAGQVTDSPHRFVRIGWWSPLLWLTQGYAVLDDPTLPIIGEGDEEPNDTYVEQLVAGAEAAIEELARRGVGDPDRMAIGGHSYGAFMTANLLAHSDLFAAGIARSGAYNRTLTPFGFQAEERTVWQAPEIYFAMSPFMHAEKVNEPILMIHGEADNNSGTFPMQSERFYNALKGLGATARLVMLPHESHGYRARESILHMLWETHRWLDTYVKERPAAEGEAKEAAR; encoded by the coding sequence ATGTTTCGACGCACCCTGCTCGTCACCCTGACTGTCCTTCTATTCGCAACCGCCGGCCTGGCCCAGGACGAGGGCTATCAGCTACCGCCGCAGGTGCTGGTCGACCTGCTCGACGCGCCGCTACCGCCGGCCGTCCGGACCCATCCGGACGGCACCTGGTTGGCGCTCCTCGAACGGCCGAGCCAACCCTCCATCGCGGAGTTGGCGGAACCCGAACTGCGGCTGGCGGGCAACCGCATCAAGCCCCGTACCAACGCCCCGAGCCGCAGCCGGCACGCCACCAGCGTCACCCTCCTCAAGGTCGACGACGGCACCGAGCGGCAGGTCAGCGGGCTGCCGGCGGCGGCGCGCATCGAGCACTTCACCTGGTCGCCGAACGGCGAGCACTTCGCTTTCACCCACACGGCGGAGACCGGCGTCGAGCTGTGGATCGGCTCCTTGGCAGACGCCTCGGCCCAGGCCGTCACCGGACCGATTCTCAACCTCACCATGCGGGCGGAACCCCGCTGGCTAGCAGACAGCTCGGCGGTGGTGACCCCCGTGCTGGCCGAGTCCCGCGGCGACGCGCCGCTGCCGCCGAGGGTCCCCGAGGGACCGATCATTCAGGAGAACATCGGCGAGAAAGCGCCCGCACGCACGTACCAGGACCTGCTCGAAACTCCCCACGATGAAGCGCTCTTTGACCACTACTTCACGGCCCAGATGGCCCGCATCGGCCGCGACGGTGAAGTGACGCGGCTGGGTGAGCCGGCGGTGATCTGGAACGCTGCGCCATCGCCGGACGGGCGCTACTTGATGGTCGAAACGCTGCATCGACCGTACTCCTACCTGGTTCTGGCGAGCCGCTTTCCGCGCCGCACGGAGATCTGGAACGCCGCCGGCGAGCTGGTCGAACGCCTGGCCGACCAGCCGCTCCAGGAAAAGGTGCCCACCGCCTTCGGCAGTGTCCCCACCGGCCGGCGGGCCTTCCAGTGGCGAGCCGATGCGGACGCCACCATCGCCTGGGCCGAGGCCCTCGACGGCGGCGACGCCGGAGCCGAGGCGGAAGAGCGCGATCGCATCTTCACCCTGGCGGCGCCCTTCAACGGCGAGCCGGTACCGCTGGTGACCCTGAGTCAGCGGCTGGCGCAGATCCAGTGGCACGACGGCGACCTCGCCCTGGTGTCGTCCTGGTGGTGGAAGACCCGCAACAACCGCGCCTGGCGGGTGGCCCCGGACCACCCGGAGCGGGAGCGGGAAAAGCTCTTCGACTACTCCTGGGAGGATCGCTACAACGATCCCGGCAACCCGCTGATGGAAACCGATGCGCGCGGCCGAGCACGGCTCGCCGTGCGCCGCGGCTCGCTGGTGCTGATCGGCGTCGGGGCTTCGCCGGAGGGTGACCGGCCGTTCCTCGACCTGTTCGACCTGGAGTCGAAGGAAACCGAACGGATCTTCCATTCGGAGGCGCCCTGGTACGAGCGCCCGATGGATCTGCTGGGCGAGCCCGAGGGCGACGGCCTCGGCCTGCTGTTGACCCTGCGGGAGGCCGTCGAGGAACCGCCCAACATCTATGTGCGCGATCCGGAAGGTGACCGCGCCCGGCCGCGGCAGATCACCCGCTTCCCGCACCCGACGCCGCAGCTCAAGGGCATCCGCAAGGAACAGATCCGATACTCACGGGCCGACGGCGTCACCTTGACCGGCACCCTCTACCTGCCGGCCGGCTATGACGCCGAGCGCGACGGCCCGCTGCCGGCGGTGCTGTGGGCCTACCCGCAGGAGTTCAAAAGCGCCGACGCCGCCGGCCAGGTGACGGACTCGCCCCACCGCTTCGTGCGCATCGGGTGGTGGTCGCCGCTCCTCTGGCTCACCCAGGGCTACGCGGTGCTCGACGACCCCACCCTGCCGATCATCGGCGAGGGCGACGAGGAGCCCAACGACACCTATGTCGAGCAACTGGTGGCCGGTGCCGAGGCGGCGATCGAGGAGCTGGCGCGGCGCGGCGTCGGCGATCCGGACCGGATGGCCATCGGCGGCCACTCCTACGGCGCCTTCATGACCGCCAACCTGCTCGCCCACTCGGATCTCTTCGCCGCCGGCATCGCCAGGAGCGGCGCCTACAACCGCACCTTGACACCCTTCGGCTTCCAGGCCGAAGAGCGCACGGTGTGGCAAGCGCCGGAGATCTACTTCGCCATGTCGCCCTTCATGCACGCCGAAAAAGTGAACGAGCCGATTCTGATGATCCACGGCGAGGCGGACAACAACTCCGGCACCTTCCCGATGCAGAGTGAGCGCTTCTACAACGCCCTGAAAGGACTGGGCGCCACCGCCCGGCTGGTCATGCTGCCGCACGAGAGCCACGGCTACCGGGCCCGGGAGTCGATCCTGCACATGCTGTGGGAAACCCACCGCTGGCTCGACACCTACGTCAAGGAACGGCCGGCGGCGGAAGGCGAAGCGAAGGAAGCGGCGCGGTAG
- a CDS encoding alpha/beta hydrolase-fold protein — protein MNLLHTSHIPAGSGPFPTLIALHGWGASAHDLLGLAPWLAGGKALVLCPQGQVTLPLGGGVEGYGWFPLVPGQPPSEEVFDQARQALHTFVTEARDRYPMDPERTAVLGFSQGGVMAYDLVLRSPEEFSGLAALSSWLPEPLAEAVAPRPEHRELPTLLVHGIGDAVIDIERARESRETLRRFEVSLTYREFEMEHEIRPEALTLIGDWLIRRAFGQV, from the coding sequence ATGAATCTCTTGCATACATCCCATATCCCCGCCGGTTCCGGTCCGTTTCCCACCCTTATCGCCCTCCACGGTTGGGGTGCGAGCGCTCACGACCTCCTCGGTTTGGCCCCCTGGCTGGCCGGCGGCAAAGCGCTAGTTCTCTGCCCCCAGGGCCAGGTCACGCTGCCCCTCGGAGGGGGCGTCGAAGGCTACGGCTGGTTTCCCCTCGTCCCCGGCCAGCCGCCGTCTGAGGAGGTCTTCGATCAGGCCCGGCAAGCTCTGCACACCTTCGTCACCGAAGCGCGCGACCGTTACCCAATGGATCCGGAGCGCACCGCCGTCCTCGGCTTCTCCCAGGGAGGGGTGATGGCCTACGACCTGGTGCTGCGTTCGCCGGAGGAGTTCAGCGGCCTGGCGGCCTTGTCGTCCTGGCTGCCGGAGCCGCTGGCCGAGGCGGTGGCGCCCCGGCCGGAGCACCGCGAGCTGCCGACTCTGCTGGTGCACGGCATCGGCGACGCGGTGATTGATATCGAACGCGCCCGCGAATCGCGAGAGACCCTCCGCCGCTTCGAAGTGAGCCTCACCTACCGTGAGTTCGAGATGGAGCACGAGATCCGGCCGGAAGCGCTGACGCTGATCGGCGATTGGCTGATCCGGCGGGCCTTCGGGCAGGTCTAG
- a CDS encoding GNAT family N-acetyltransferase yields the protein MTEASTVAEVEVREVRTPAELEEALEIRRQVFVIGQDCPPEEEFDEFEELARQFVARVQGQPAATARWRRVETADGAAAKLERFAVLKEFRGHGLGRRMVEHLIADARRLGHRRMVLHAQSHLAGLYGSYGFEPQGEEFEEAGIPHLKMVLAG from the coding sequence ATGACCGAAGCGTCGACGGTCGCCGAGGTCGAAGTGCGCGAGGTTCGGACGCCCGCTGAGCTGGAAGAGGCCTTGGAGATTCGCCGCCAGGTGTTCGTCATCGGCCAGGACTGCCCGCCGGAGGAAGAATTCGACGAGTTCGAGGAACTCGCCCGCCAGTTCGTCGCTCGAGTCCAAGGCCAACCGGCGGCAACCGCCCGCTGGCGCCGGGTGGAGACGGCCGACGGAGCAGCCGCCAAACTCGAACGCTTCGCGGTGCTGAAGGAGTTCCGCGGCCACGGCCTCGGCCGCCGGATGGTCGAGCACCTGATCGCCGACGCCCGGCGCCTCGGCCACCGGCGAATGGTGCTGCACGCGCAATCGCACCTGGCCGGCCTTTACGGCTCCTATGGATTCGAACCGCAGGGCGAGGAGTTCGAGGAAGCGGGCATCCCCCACCTCAAGATGGTTTTGGCGGGGTAG
- a CDS encoding class I SAM-dependent methyltransferase — translation MNVPLVTFGSHLRHRTAGGLALCLLLGLLIPLAGCRSAEFKQADAAEVHLLVSALGLKEGDVVADVGAGWGEWAEALAQHVGPTGRVYATELDDEQLHGIRRRFVAAGIRNGEVLRGTDRETGLPAGCCDVVLLRRVYHHFVDPTAMNLSLRRALRPGGLLAVVDYSTYDGASVAGVPENRESHSVRPDIVVRETAEFGFEEVEVITPWNGRDDVYCLLLRRTE, via the coding sequence ATGAACGTACCTCTCGTCACCTTCGGATCGCACCTCCGTCACCGGACCGCCGGCGGCCTGGCGCTGTGCCTGCTTTTGGGTCTTCTGATACCCCTCGCCGGCTGCCGCAGCGCCGAGTTCAAGCAGGCCGATGCCGCGGAGGTCCACCTTCTGGTGTCGGCCTTGGGCCTGAAAGAAGGCGACGTGGTCGCCGACGTGGGTGCCGGCTGGGGTGAGTGGGCCGAGGCCCTGGCGCAACATGTCGGCCCCACCGGCCGGGTGTACGCGACGGAGCTCGACGACGAGCAGCTCCACGGCATCCGGCGCCGCTTCGTGGCAGCGGGAATCCGCAACGGCGAGGTGCTGCGCGGCACGGACCGCGAAACCGGCCTGCCGGCCGGGTGCTGCGATGTGGTGCTTCTCCGCCGGGTATACCACCACTTCGTGGACCCGACGGCGATGAACCTGAGCCTACGCCGGGCGCTCCGCCCCGGCGGCTTGCTGGCGGTGGTGGACTACAGCACCTACGACGGTGCCAGCGTTGCCGGGGTGCCGGAGAACCGCGAATCCCACAGCGTGCGGCCGGACATCGTCGTTCGCGAAACGGCGGAGTTTGGCTTCGAGGAAGTCGAGGTGATCACGCCCTGGAACGGCCGTGATGACGTCTACTGCCTGCTCCTGAGGCGAACCGAATGA
- a CDS encoding DUF3465 domain-containing protein has product MKPLYPRRRLGRKRYFVLLLIIGVVWLISEAGSLWKGRSAPAPAPEPLEAPPPGTRQPADPTASMSVPERRAGAARIVEAFASRESGVWVEAAGLIVRHLPDDNDGSRHQRFIVEVRPGHTVLLSHNIDLEPPLDAGVGDSLVFRGRYEWNDRGGVIHWTHPDPQGRHGGGWVRVE; this is encoded by the coding sequence GTGAAACCGCTCTACCCGCGGCGTCGACTCGGCCGCAAGCGCTATTTCGTTCTGCTGCTGATCATCGGCGTTGTCTGGCTGATATCGGAGGCCGGCTCGCTTTGGAAGGGTCGCTCGGCTCCCGCACCGGCCCCGGAGCCGCTCGAAGCCCCGCCGCCGGGCACCCGGCAACCGGCGGATCCGACCGCATCGATGAGCGTGCCGGAGCGGCGGGCCGGCGCGGCGCGGATCGTCGAAGCCTTTGCCTCACGGGAGTCCGGCGTGTGGGTGGAGGCCGCCGGCCTCATCGTCCGCCACCTGCCGGACGATAACGACGGCTCCCGCCACCAGCGTTTCATCGTGGAGGTCCGGCCCGGCCACACCGTTCTCTTGAGCCACAATATCGACCTCGAACCGCCCCTCGACGCGGGGGTCGGCGACTCCCTCGTCTTCCGTGGCCGCTACGAGTGGAACGACCGCGGCGGTGTGATCCACTGGACCCACCCGGACCCCCAGGGGCGTCACGGCGGCGGCTGGGTGCGGGTGGAGTAG
- a CDS encoding ankyrin repeat domain-containing protein, whose translation MKDNAHAFRAALIGDRMKAERLLKRYPGLIDYPVYGDSESALHFFAVENQIDVVNWLLARGANPQGVAGDDSPLHNAAQLGHEDVCRALLKAGSDPNRPDDGGETALHKASAHGYVRVIELLLAYGADPAVAEACGQLPVDMALPRKRDEVRAVFVRHADREPHTSPTRSSP comes from the coding sequence ATGAAGGACAACGCCCATGCGTTTCGCGCTGCGCTGATCGGCGATCGCATGAAGGCTGAACGTTTGCTCAAGAGGTATCCGGGATTGATCGACTATCCCGTCTACGGCGATTCGGAGTCCGCCCTGCATTTCTTTGCCGTGGAGAACCAGATTGATGTCGTGAACTGGCTCCTTGCTCGCGGCGCGAACCCTCAAGGAGTTGCGGGCGACGATTCACCACTACACAACGCGGCGCAGCTCGGGCACGAGGACGTTTGTCGCGCCTTGCTGAAAGCCGGGTCCGATCCCAATCGGCCGGACGACGGGGGCGAAACCGCCTTGCACAAGGCCTCGGCGCACGGCTACGTCAGGGTGATTGAGCTTCTCCTGGCCTACGGCGCCGATCCGGCGGTTGCCGAGGCGTGCGGTCAACTTCCGGTCGACATGGCCTTACCCAGGAAGCGAGACGAGGTGCGCGCAGTCTTCGTTCGGCACGCGGACCGGGAGCCGCACACTAGCCCGACTCGCTCTTCTCCGTGA
- a CDS encoding RidA family protein, producing MERVYSHAPWEEIVGYCRAVKAGPHIYVTGTAPVAEGGGVHAPGDAYEQARRSIELIARALQGFEADLSSVVRTRMFVTDIRRWEEYGRAHREAFGDHPPATTMVEVKALIDPAMLIEIEADAVVGG from the coding sequence ATGGAACGGGTTTACTCGCACGCACCCTGGGAAGAGATCGTGGGCTACTGCCGCGCGGTCAAGGCCGGCCCCCACATCTACGTGACCGGCACCGCGCCGGTGGCCGAGGGCGGCGGTGTCCACGCGCCGGGCGATGCCTACGAGCAGGCTCGCCGTTCGATCGAGCTGATCGCCAGAGCCCTCCAGGGCTTCGAGGCCGATCTCTCGTCGGTGGTGCGCACCCGCATGTTCGTCACCGACATCCGCCGCTGGGAAGAGTACGGCCGGGCGCATCGGGAAGCCTTTGGAGACCATCCTCCGGCGACCACCATGGTGGAGGTGAAGGCACTGATCGATCCGGCGATGCTGATCGAGATCGAGGCCGATGCGGTGGTCGGCGGCTGA